A window from Pirellulales bacterium encodes these proteins:
- a CDS encoding histidine phosphatase family protein, translated as MAQLILVRPGKTDFDFQARIQGILNIPLSDAGREEAAQTAEKLQPLQAKALYCAPSQAAEETAAIIGQRLELKPKSIDRLQNVNMGRWQGMLVEEVRLKQPKVYKQWQERPETIQPPDGEMLAAAIERATEALVKLARKHRTGTIALVIPEPLASLIQHRIQGTPWSDLWQVSNGGSRIEIMNLDKDAPPQPAPAINGTAVNGKPTNAAAGTVEKNRVDAPAPPAKQAHAPVLVYRGAKFTPQ; from the coding sequence ATGGCCCAATTAATACTGGTTCGACCCGGTAAAACCGATTTCGACTTTCAGGCGCGAATTCAAGGCATCCTCAACATTCCATTGAGCGATGCCGGTCGAGAAGAAGCCGCTCAAACCGCCGAGAAGCTGCAGCCTCTGCAGGCCAAAGCGTTGTATTGCGCCCCGTCGCAAGCCGCCGAGGAAACCGCCGCCATTATCGGCCAACGCCTGGAATTAAAGCCAAAATCCATCGACCGCCTGCAGAATGTGAACATGGGGCGTTGGCAGGGAATGCTGGTCGAGGAAGTTCGTTTGAAGCAGCCCAAGGTTTATAAGCAGTGGCAGGAGCGACCCGAAACCATCCAGCCTCCCGACGGAGAAATGCTGGCCGCGGCCATCGAACGGGCTACCGAGGCCCTGGTAAAGTTGGCTCGCAAACACCGCACCGGCACCATCGCGCTGGTCATTCCGGAACCGCTGGCCAGCTTAATTCAGCACCGCATTCAAGGCACGCCCTGGAGCGATTTATGGCAGGTATCGAACGGCGGTAGCCGGATCGAGATTATGAACTTGGATAAAGACGCGCCCCCCCAACCCGCCCCGGCAATCAATGGCACTGCGGTGAACGGAAAGCCGACAAATGCCGCCGCCGGGACCGTGGAAAAAAATCGCGTGGATGCGCCCGCTCCGCCGGCCAAGCAAGCCCATGCCCCCGTGCTGGTCTACCGTGGGGCAAAGTTCACGCCGCAATAA
- the accD gene encoding acetyl-CoA carboxylase, carboxyltransferase subunit beta, protein MATGEIESAAGEPPAPRRPKRGVPEGLWVPCPGCQATLYKKEVARRLNVCPECNYHLYVSAQERIGQVLDEGTFEEWFEELLPTDPLGFTDKKPYAERLKAEQKRTGLSDAALTGTGMIRARRVAFGATDSAFIMGSMGSVVGEKLTRLTERATEEKLPLIIISGSGGGARMHEGILSLMQMAKVSAALARYHKSGGLFISVLTNPTMGGVAASFASLGDLVFAEPKALIGFAGPRTIKATIRIELPKGFQTSEFLLEHGFVDRIVARPDLKTEIARAIDYCGK, encoded by the coding sequence GTGGCCACAGGCGAAATTGAATCCGCAGCCGGGGAGCCTCCAGCCCCCCGTCGTCCCAAGCGCGGGGTGCCCGAGGGGCTCTGGGTACCATGCCCCGGTTGTCAGGCCACGCTCTACAAAAAAGAGGTTGCGCGGCGGCTGAACGTCTGCCCGGAATGCAATTATCACTTGTACGTGTCGGCCCAGGAGCGCATTGGGCAAGTGCTGGACGAGGGCACCTTCGAGGAATGGTTTGAGGAATTGTTGCCCACCGATCCGCTGGGCTTCACCGATAAAAAGCCGTATGCCGAGCGTCTGAAGGCCGAGCAAAAACGGACCGGCTTGAGCGATGCCGCCCTGACCGGCACCGGCATGATTCGCGCCCGCCGCGTGGCTTTTGGCGCGACCGATTCCGCGTTCATCATGGGAAGCATGGGCTCGGTCGTAGGCGAAAAGCTCACCCGCCTGACCGAACGCGCCACCGAGGAAAAACTGCCGCTCATCATCATCAGCGGGTCGGGCGGCGGCGCCCGAATGCACGAAGGCATTTTATCGCTGATGCAAATGGCAAAAGTTTCCGCCGCCTTGGCCCGCTACCATAAGTCTGGCGGATTGTTTATTTCCGTCCTTACGAATCCGACGATGGGGGGCGTGGCCGCCAGCTTTGCCTCGCTGGGAGATTTAGTTTTTGCCGAGCCGAAAGCCCTGATCGGCTTTGCCGGGCCGCGCACCATCAAGGCCACCATTCGCATTGAGCTGCCCAAGGGCTTCCAAACTAGCGAATTTCTGCTGGAGCACGGTTTCGTCGATCGCATTGTGGCCCGCCCCGATTTGAAAACCGAAATCGCCCGCGCCATCGACTACTGCGGCAAGTAG
- a CDS encoding PQQ-binding-like beta-propeller repeat protein yields MLFTFTLPVAADGNRRPVWQAMALVCLGLLAWSAGRISAAGENWPQFRGPAGDGMSDATGLPTTFGETENVRWKTPIHGKGWSSPVVWGNQIWLTTAPEDGKQMFAMCVDLKSGEILRDIKLWDIAEPQFCHPYNSYASPTPAIEAGRVYVHFGAHGTAAIDTASGEKVWSRQDLPCNHFRGPGSSPIIVDDLLILTFDGFDYNYLVGLNKHTGETVWRRDRNIDYGTDNGDYHKAFSTPQVIESDGRRQLISPSAGATIAYDPATGDELWRIRSGGMNAAARPLYSNGLAYCIAPAGGFGLFAFKPNGSGDITKQVVWKAKAGRSIPSRGSPILLDGLLYISNDTGIMSAIDALTGESIWTQRHGGNISASPVYADGKIYFFDEDGTAPVLKPGRKYELLAENHLDAGCMASPAVVGHSLIVRTKKELYRIENAN; encoded by the coding sequence ATGCTGTTCACTTTCACGTTGCCTGTCGCTGCGGATGGTAATCGTCGGCCTGTTTGGCAGGCGATGGCGCTGGTTTGTCTTGGGCTCTTGGCATGGTCGGCCGGGCGAATTTCCGCGGCAGGCGAGAATTGGCCGCAGTTTCGCGGACCGGCCGGCGACGGCATGTCGGATGCCACGGGCTTGCCGACCACCTTCGGCGAAACGGAAAACGTGCGCTGGAAAACCCCCATTCACGGCAAAGGCTGGAGCAGCCCGGTGGTGTGGGGCAATCAGATTTGGCTCACCACGGCTCCGGAAGATGGCAAGCAAATGTTTGCCATGTGCGTCGATTTGAAAAGCGGCGAAATTTTGCGCGACATTAAGCTCTGGGACATCGCCGAGCCGCAATTCTGTCATCCATACAACAGTTATGCTTCGCCCACCCCGGCGATTGAAGCGGGCCGGGTGTACGTGCACTTTGGGGCGCACGGCACGGCCGCCATTGACACCGCCAGCGGAGAAAAAGTGTGGAGCCGGCAGGATTTGCCGTGCAACCATTTCCGCGGGCCGGGTTCCTCGCCGATCATTGTCGACGATTTGTTGATCCTCACCTTCGACGGATTCGATTACAACTACTTGGTCGGTCTGAACAAACACACCGGCGAAACCGTGTGGCGGCGCGATCGGAATATCGATTACGGCACCGACAACGGCGATTACCACAAAGCATTTAGCACGCCGCAAGTGATCGAATCCGACGGCCGGCGACAGTTGATTAGCCCCAGCGCCGGGGCAACCATTGCCTACGATCCGGCTACCGGCGATGAACTATGGCGCATTCGCTCCGGCGGCATGAATGCCGCGGCCCGGCCGCTCTACAGCAACGGTTTGGCCTATTGCATTGCTCCAGCCGGCGGCTTTGGTTTGTTCGCGTTCAAGCCCAACGGGTCCGGCGATATCACCAAGCAAGTGGTTTGGAAAGCCAAAGCGGGCCGAAGCATTCCCTCGCGCGGGTCGCCGATTTTGCTGGACGGATTGCTGTACATTTCGAACGACACGGGCATTATGTCGGCCATTGACGCCCTTACCGGCGAGAGCATATGGACGCAACGTCACGGCGGAAACATTAGCGCTTCGCCCGTGTATGCTGACGGGAAAATTTACTTTTTCGACGAAGACGGCACCGCGCCGGTGTTAAAGCCCGGTCGAAAATACGAGCTGCTGGCGGAAAATCATTTGGATGCCGGGTGCATGGCATCGCCGGCGGTTGTGGGGCATTCGTTGATTGTACGCACGAAGAAAGAGCTATATCGAATTGAAAATGCAAATTGA
- a CDS encoding class I SAM-dependent methyltransferase — protein MFTAHEYELLDFGHGRKLERFGTVVLDRPCPVADGVKFARPELWNEAGARFEISCGKSSRAERFKSERGRWIISSEMAATWMIRHHKIRLELKLTPFGHVGVFPEQAENWDWIGAQTSGMRLRVLNLFAYTGGSTLSAAAQGAEVTHVDAARNVVTWARRNATLSGLSPAPIRWIADDAFKFARRELKRGQQYDAVILDPPSYGHGSRGEPWKLDNHLPEILSMCRELTGSQPRFLLLTCHAPSYHSRRLAECLITAGFAQRVGQVEMGKLSLCAVGGRRLNAGVFARMSVN, from the coding sequence ATGTTCACAGCTCACGAATACGAGCTCCTCGATTTCGGCCACGGTCGGAAGCTGGAGCGTTTCGGAACTGTTGTACTAGATCGGCCTTGTCCTGTGGCCGATGGGGTTAAATTTGCTCGACCGGAATTATGGAACGAGGCGGGGGCGCGATTCGAGATTTCTTGCGGCAAGAGTTCTCGAGCCGAGCGATTCAAATCCGAACGCGGTCGCTGGATTATTTCGAGCGAGATGGCGGCCACATGGATGATTCGCCATCACAAAATCCGGCTTGAACTTAAACTCACGCCGTTCGGCCACGTGGGCGTATTTCCCGAACAGGCCGAAAATTGGGATTGGATTGGAGCACAAACGAGTGGAATGCGGTTGCGAGTTCTGAATTTATTCGCTTACACCGGGGGGAGCACGCTGTCGGCGGCGGCTCAAGGGGCAGAAGTTACTCACGTCGATGCCGCTAGAAACGTCGTAACCTGGGCTCGCCGCAACGCAACGCTTTCTGGCTTGTCGCCTGCCCCAATTCGCTGGATTGCGGACGATGCATTCAAATTTGCCCGTCGAGAGCTCAAACGTGGGCAACAATACGATGCCGTAATTCTCGATCCGCCCAGTTACGGCCACGGTTCCAGAGGTGAGCCGTGGAAACTTGACAATCACTTACCAGAAATACTGAGCATGTGCCGCGAATTGACTGGTTCGCAGCCACGCTTCCTGCTGCTCACTTGCCATGCACCAAGCTACCATTCGCGCCGTTTAGCCGAGTGCCTGATCACCGCTGGCTTTGCCCAGCGCGTCGGGCAAGTTGAGATGGGAAAATTATCGCTCTGTGCGGTCGGCGGCCGCCGATTAAACGCCGGGGTGTTTGCACGAATGTCAGTGAATTGA
- a CDS encoding SDR family NAD(P)-dependent oxidoreductase, producing MQIKDNTFLITGGASGLGMACARRLVAAGGQVVIADLNEAIGQAFAVELGRAARFVHTDVTSEHDAKVVIETVQREFGPLQGLVQCAGILGAARLVGKHGPHDMALFERVIRVNLIGTFNMLRLAAATMSTNTPHSNGERGVIVNTSSVAAFEGQIGQAAYAASKGAVASLTLPAARELARFGIRVLAIAPGIFETAMMAATTNELRKSLSEQILFPPRFGKPEEFAQLVQSIIENTYLNGTVIRLDGAVRMQAN from the coding sequence ATGCAAATCAAAGATAATACTTTCCTCATCACCGGGGGAGCCAGCGGATTGGGCATGGCTTGTGCTCGACGACTAGTTGCAGCCGGGGGACAAGTGGTGATAGCTGATTTGAACGAAGCGATCGGCCAAGCATTCGCAGTGGAATTGGGCCGGGCCGCACGGTTTGTTCATACTGACGTAACCAGCGAACACGACGCAAAGGTAGTAATTGAGACGGTGCAACGCGAATTTGGTCCGCTTCAAGGCTTGGTACAATGCGCAGGAATTTTGGGAGCAGCGCGGCTTGTCGGTAAACACGGTCCACACGATATGGCACTGTTTGAGCGCGTGATCCGAGTAAACTTAATTGGCACCTTCAACATGCTGCGGTTGGCGGCAGCAACAATGTCAACCAACACGCCCCATAGCAACGGCGAGCGTGGCGTCATTGTCAACACCTCCTCTGTGGCTGCATTCGAAGGGCAAATCGGACAGGCTGCTTATGCCGCCAGCAAAGGTGCGGTCGCCAGCCTCACCCTGCCCGCGGCCCGGGAACTGGCGCGGTTTGGTATTCGCGTGTTGGCAATTGCACCGGGCATTTTCGAAACTGCCATGATGGCCGCCACGACCAATGAATTGCGAAAGTCGCTCAGCGAGCAAATTCTCTTTCCACCGCGCTTCGGCAAACCGGAGGAATTCGCCCAATTGGTGCAATCGATCATCGAAAATACCTACCTCAACGGCACCGTCATTCGACTGGATGGAGCTGTGCGGATGCAAGCGAACTGA
- a CDS encoding HlyD family efflux transporter periplasmic adaptor subunit, whose translation MRTWMIAALAAVAIILVAIVASALNGGLPVEVAAVVRGKIQEFVEERGKTRLPQTYNITMPQDGRISAIDLVEGTPVHQGQIVAHIITSDLDLAVEAATAAVERLKASIREKDDVSVETTGLKQSLSYVDSIDRTVEAAKAQVESGRAKLDYANNNTDRVRKMYQTKTATQDEYEQVQLQQVQAGVEYQQDLLVERAIEALQAATALLPTGVRQYIDRKGLTHDVLKMQLEEANVRLKEMDRDRNRGELRSPVDGVVLERDISDERQVAAGTVLLKIGRLENLELEADILSQDVVNVKEGDPVEVTGPAIGATSARGLVKRIYPAGFTKVSSLGVEQQRVKVIMAFNPDDLARLRKDRYLGIDYRVRVRVFTAQNDNALTVPRSALFRGGDGKWLVFAIREGHARLQPIETGLMNDEMAEITHGLQPGELVVLAPESGLKDGTRVKPILRDRGTNNQLQDGD comes from the coding sequence ATGCGTACTTGGATGATTGCTGCCCTCGCCGCGGTTGCCATCATACTGGTGGCAATCGTTGCCAGCGCGCTCAATGGAGGATTGCCGGTGGAAGTCGCGGCCGTGGTCCGCGGCAAGATTCAGGAGTTTGTCGAGGAGCGGGGTAAAACCCGGTTGCCGCAAACTTACAATATTACGATGCCGCAGGACGGTCGCATTTCCGCTATCGATTTGGTCGAAGGAACGCCAGTGCATCAAGGCCAGATCGTGGCCCACATTATCACTTCTGATTTAGATTTGGCGGTCGAGGCGGCGACTGCTGCCGTCGAGCGTCTGAAAGCTTCGATACGTGAAAAAGACGATGTCAGCGTGGAAACTACCGGATTAAAGCAATCGCTTAGTTACGTTGACTCGATCGACCGCACCGTGGAAGCTGCCAAGGCCCAAGTGGAATCCGGCCGGGCAAAACTCGATTACGCCAATAATAATACTGATCGAGTCCGCAAAATGTACCAAACCAAGACTGCCACACAGGACGAGTACGAGCAGGTCCAATTGCAGCAAGTGCAGGCCGGCGTCGAATATCAGCAAGATTTGCTGGTTGAACGTGCTATTGAGGCCTTGCAAGCGGCCACCGCACTGCTGCCCACAGGCGTGCGACAATATATCGACCGCAAAGGACTTACCCATGACGTGCTAAAAATGCAGCTCGAGGAAGCTAATGTGCGGTTGAAGGAAATGGACCGGGATCGTAACCGCGGTGAACTCCGTTCTCCAGTCGATGGCGTGGTGTTGGAACGCGACATTAGCGATGAACGTCAAGTCGCTGCCGGCACCGTCCTCTTGAAAATTGGCCGGTTGGAAAATTTAGAATTAGAAGCCGATATTCTTAGTCAAGACGTTGTCAACGTGAAAGAAGGGGACCCAGTAGAAGTCACCGGTCCAGCCATTGGCGCCACATCGGCGCGTGGCCTGGTAAAGCGAATTTATCCCGCAGGTTTTACCAAAGTTAGTTCCCTTGGAGTCGAACAACAACGTGTGAAAGTGATCATGGCGTTCAATCCGGACGATTTGGCGCGCTTGCGAAAAGACCGCTATTTGGGAATCGACTATCGCGTTCGAGTTCGGGTATTTACTGCACAAAATGACAATGCGCTGACGGTGCCTCGCTCTGCACTTTTTCGCGGTGGTGACGGTAAGTGGTTAGTGTTTGCCATTCGCGAGGGTCACGCCCGACTGCAACCGATCGAAACCGGTTTAATGAACGACGAAATGGCGGAAATCACCCATGGCCTGCAGCCCGGCGAATTGGTTGTCCTGGCTCCTGAAAGCGGGTTGAAAGACGGCACGCGAGTGAAGCCTATTTTGCGCGATCGTGGGACCAACAACCAACTACAGGACGGCGATTGA
- a CDS encoding FtsX-like permease family protein yields MKVLNRKVLRELVVSRGLLLAITSLIAVGVMCFIYMRSACNNLDQAKQEYYQQCRMADFWIDLKKVPLAELDMLAQLPGVSEIRPRIQSYATVDLPNVVEPINALVLSLPDVQQSIINDIVLTRGSYFTEQHRNEVIINDTFARLHGLHPGQWIHLLLNNRREQLFIAGTAISSEFVYLMNPGSLAPDREHFGVFYVKQTYAEEVFDMDGAANQVVGVLDAEWRDRSDEILRRAEYLLNDYGVFSTTARKDQPSNRFLSDEIRGLGVFAQFMPAIFLAVAALVLNMLMVRLIDQQRNVVGTLKALGYSNSQIFWHFLKFGGAVGLCGGVLGLPLGYGMATFVTSVLRNFFEFPHLQNVVYPDLYMTGLAISLGCSLVGSWQGTRGALRLSPAEAMRPKPPVAGGRIWLEQFTHFWQRLSFGWRMVLRNVIRHKARTAVGIFAACMGAAILTTGFMLRFGIEYIIDFQFEKVMHSDVDLGFKDEHGWDALQEVRNLSGVDYAEPTLDVACEFFHGSNRHKGNVTGLVSAGRLLVPHDQAGRIVTIEPVGLTMSRKLADLLQVTRGDTVLMQPIKGLRRTCEVPIANISDSYVGLAVYANIEYLSRLIGEELALTGVEIQTDPRATKLSEMLKEIKELPALQNYSAKADAIHNLVETALKTQMIFIVLLSLFAGIIFFCSLLNTSLIGLAERRREVATLRVVGYTSFQIGGYFLRESMLVNLLGTLLGLPTGYALTLWLTKVRFDTEMFRFPLVTRPAVWLLVIGLAIVFCLAAHFFVQAAINRMDWREALNVKE; encoded by the coding sequence GTGAAAGTTCTCAATCGCAAAGTTCTGCGCGAACTGGTGGTTTCTCGGGGCTTGCTCTTGGCCATTACTAGTCTGATTGCTGTAGGCGTTATGTGTTTTATTTACATGCGATCGGCCTGCAACAATTTAGATCAAGCCAAGCAAGAATACTACCAACAGTGCCGGATGGCTGATTTTTGGATCGACCTGAAAAAAGTGCCGCTGGCTGAACTCGATATGCTCGCACAGTTGCCCGGCGTCAGCGAAATTCGTCCCCGCATCCAGTCCTATGCCACGGTAGACTTGCCAAATGTTGTCGAGCCAATCAACGCGTTGGTGCTGTCATTGCCTGACGTGCAGCAGTCGATCATCAACGACATTGTTCTCACTCGCGGCAGCTATTTCACCGAACAGCATCGGAATGAAGTGATTATTAACGACACGTTTGCCCGGCTCCACGGCTTACATCCAGGCCAATGGATTCATCTTTTGCTGAACAATCGCCGCGAACAGTTATTCATTGCCGGCACAGCGATTTCCAGCGAATTTGTGTACTTGATGAATCCTGGCAGCTTGGCCCCCGACCGGGAACATTTTGGCGTGTTTTATGTGAAGCAAACCTATGCGGAAGAAGTATTCGACATGGACGGAGCGGCCAATCAAGTAGTTGGCGTGCTGGACGCAGAGTGGCGCGATCGATCCGACGAAATCTTGCGCCGCGCGGAGTATTTGTTAAACGATTATGGTGTCTTTTCCACCACAGCCCGCAAAGATCAACCTTCAAATCGGTTTTTGAGCGACGAAATTCGCGGGCTGGGAGTGTTCGCCCAATTTATGCCGGCAATTTTTCTTGCCGTGGCCGCACTAGTTTTGAACATGCTCATGGTTCGCTTAATCGACCAGCAACGAAACGTAGTGGGCACACTGAAAGCCTTAGGCTATTCCAACTCACAGATATTTTGGCACTTTTTAAAGTTTGGCGGCGCGGTTGGCTTGTGCGGCGGCGTGCTAGGATTGCCGCTTGGTTATGGCATGGCGACGTTTGTCACGTCGGTGCTGCGCAATTTTTTCGAATTTCCGCATCTGCAGAATGTGGTATATCCCGACTTGTATATGACCGGCTTGGCCATCAGCCTGGGATGTTCACTCGTCGGTTCATGGCAGGGAACTCGCGGAGCTTTGAGGCTGAGTCCGGCGGAAGCCATGCGTCCCAAGCCGCCGGTCGCCGGTGGGCGCATTTGGCTGGAGCAATTCACTCACTTTTGGCAGCGGCTAAGTTTCGGTTGGCGAATGGTGCTGCGGAATGTCATTCGACACAAAGCACGCACGGCTGTGGGAATTTTCGCGGCCTGTATGGGAGCAGCGATTTTAACTACCGGTTTCATGCTTCGATTCGGCATCGAATACATCATCGATTTCCAATTCGAAAAAGTAATGCACAGTGATGTCGATTTGGGCTTCAAGGACGAACATGGCTGGGATGCACTACAGGAAGTTCGAAATTTGTCGGGCGTTGATTATGCCGAACCCACTTTGGACGTAGCATGCGAATTTTTTCATGGTTCGAATCGTCATAAAGGGAATGTCACAGGCTTAGTCTCGGCAGGGCGGCTGCTTGTTCCGCACGATCAAGCAGGCCGCATCGTGACCATCGAGCCTGTTGGATTGACCATGAGTCGCAAACTTGCCGATTTATTACAAGTCACCCGCGGCGACACCGTGCTGATGCAACCCATCAAAGGCTTACGGCGAACTTGTGAAGTGCCCATCGCGAACATTTCCGACAGTTACGTGGGTCTGGCAGTATATGCCAACATCGAGTATCTGAGTCGGCTGATCGGCGAAGAATTGGCCCTTACGGGCGTTGAAATTCAGACCGATCCGCGCGCAACCAAATTAAGCGAAATGCTGAAGGAGATCAAAGAATTGCCGGCATTGCAGAATTATTCGGCTAAAGCAGACGCCATTCACAATTTGGTGGAAACCGCTCTGAAAACTCAGATGATTTTCATCGTGCTGCTGTCGCTGTTTGCGGGCATTATTTTTTTCTGCAGTCTGCTTAACACATCGCTGATTGGTTTGGCAGAGCGACGACGAGAAGTGGCGACCCTGCGGGTCGTAGGTTATACCAGCTTTCAAATCGGTGGCTATTTCTTGCGCGAAAGCATGTTGGTGAACTTACTCGGCACACTGTTGGGCTTGCCTACAGGATATGCTTTAACGTTGTGGCTAACGAAGGTGCGGTTCGATACCGAAATGTTTCGCTTTCCGTTGGTCACGCGGCCGGCAGTGTGGTTGTTGGTGATTGGCTTAGCAATTGTCTTTTGCTTGGCCGCACATTTTTTCGTCCAGGCAGCAATTAACCGCATGGATTGGCGCGAGGCCTTAAATGTGAAGGAGTGA
- a CDS encoding ABC transporter ATP-binding protein, whose product MNSFASLAPTLVPPQQVLLHLDNIGKTYRMGEVSVEVLKHIDLQIFSGELLVLVGPSGSGKTTLLNLIGGLDTPTVGQVWYQERDISGATPRELTRYRRETIGFVFQFYNLVPNLTARENVLISTEISTRPMDVDEVLELVGLTDRADHFPAQMSGGEQQRVAIARALAKNPGLLLCDEPTGALDFETGKNVLRLLVDLKNRLGKTIMIITHNGALADTANRVVRLRSGQIVEIHDNPMPKPPEEIVW is encoded by the coding sequence ATGAATTCATTCGCTTCGCTTGCCCCGACGTTAGTGCCCCCTCAGCAAGTGTTGCTGCATTTGGATAACATTGGCAAAACTTATCGGATGGGCGAAGTCTCGGTCGAAGTGCTTAAGCACATTGATTTGCAAATCTTTAGCGGAGAGTTGCTGGTGCTGGTGGGGCCAAGCGGATCGGGAAAAACTACACTTTTGAATCTGATCGGTGGGCTCGATACACCCACGGTCGGCCAAGTGTGGTATCAAGAGCGCGACATTTCCGGTGCTACGCCACGCGAACTGACAAGATACCGCCGCGAAACAATTGGCTTTGTCTTTCAGTTTTACAATTTGGTGCCCAATCTTACTGCACGCGAAAATGTGTTGATAAGCACAGAAATTAGTACTCGACCGATGGATGTCGACGAGGTGCTGGAACTGGTCGGACTAACCGATCGGGCCGATCATTTTCCAGCGCAAATGTCGGGCGGCGAGCAGCAGCGTGTGGCTATTGCCCGTGCCTTGGCAAAAAACCCAGGATTATTGTTGTGCGACGAACCCACCGGAGCACTTGATTTTGAAACCGGGAAAAATGTCCTGAGGCTGTTGGTCGATTTGAAAAACCGCCTGGGCAAAACCATTATGATCATCACCCATAACGGCGCATTGGCTGATACAGCCAATCGTGTGGTTCGGTTGCGCAGCGGACAAATCGTCGAAATTCACGACAACCCGATGCCCAAACCGCCGGAGGAAATCGTCTGGTGA